A portion of the Candidatus Binataceae bacterium genome contains these proteins:
- a CDS encoding UPF0182 family protein produces the protein MRSRITLFGLAALAIILIVLGLADELLVDFLWFGTLGYRSVFLTQLGAQAAIFGAVWFVAFMAICTSGLLAVRLSHERERLHIVRRSEEMVEVNLPELIRALGDRVPWRLLVVAAAAVLGLFAASGEAASWDTYLKGFYAVPFNLRDPAFHRDIGFYVFTLPLLEDWRDLFLLILLLTAAVTGAIYWARGALDFRDSPPRIAPAAAAHLSVLLALFFVQRAMNYWLARPELLLHTNGVVYGLRYVDHVLWEPGLWLLVGLSFVAAAISVYNVGERGLRLPVVAVIVLVGPAVFLNLLQPVIEKLYVKPDELRVETPYIERNIAMTRRAYHLDTVDVRQFNGKGTLTHASLEEDAPTVDNIRLWDPRPLIATYRQLQEIRLYYDFLDIDIDRYWINGKYTEVMLSPRELNVGLLPENAQTWVNRHLKFTHGTGLTMSPVNAKDSEGLPVFYIKNIPAESDVGFKITQPAIYFGQEPDNYAIVKAATKEFDYPLGADNVYAYYEGSGGVPVSGLWRRLLFSYFYRDINLLVTENIIPGSRIMIRRNISQRVARLAPFLNEDRDPYVVIHDGHLVWILDCYTTSDHYPYSQRNPESINYIRNSVKVVVDAYTGATDFYIADPDDPVIRTWQKVFPAMFKPLSAMPEDLRAHIRYPEDYFLIQADIYRTYHMKDPAVFYNREDLWGFPRENYADEVVPMQPYYVVMRLPGEKHAEYILMLPMVPQSRGTVRDNMIAWLAARCDGADYGHLFEFAFSKDRLFYGPYQIQARINQNPDISQQYSLWNQMGSKVILGNLLVFPIENALLYVEPLYIRAQNGQLPELQRVIAAYSDRIVMGNDLQGTLAALFKAPPETSLPTITQAAPAQQTIAMGAPPAAKPPPPPVKGSLSAASMHYNRALAALKAGDWAEFGTEMQKLGAELSHPGNSAGQ, from the coding sequence ATGCGATCGCGGATTACCCTGTTCGGCCTCGCCGCGTTAGCCATCATCCTCATTGTGCTCGGGCTCGCCGACGAACTGCTGGTAGATTTCCTGTGGTTCGGCACCCTCGGCTATCGCTCGGTATTCCTGACCCAGCTCGGCGCGCAGGCCGCTATATTCGGTGCGGTTTGGTTCGTGGCCTTCATGGCGATCTGCACAAGCGGGCTGCTGGCGGTGCGGCTGAGCCACGAGCGCGAGCGGCTGCACATCGTGCGCCGCTCTGAGGAGATGGTGGAGGTCAACCTGCCCGAGCTGATCCGCGCGCTGGGCGATCGGGTGCCGTGGCGGCTGTTGGTGGTCGCGGCGGCCGCGGTGCTCGGGCTGTTCGCGGCCTCGGGCGAGGCGGCGTCGTGGGATACCTATCTCAAGGGGTTTTACGCAGTGCCGTTCAATCTGCGCGACCCGGCCTTCCACCGCGACATCGGCTTTTACGTCTTCACCTTGCCACTGCTGGAGGATTGGCGCGACCTCTTCTTGCTCATCCTGCTCCTGACCGCGGCGGTGACCGGCGCCATCTACTGGGCGCGCGGCGCGCTGGACTTCCGCGACTCCCCGCCGCGTATTGCACCCGCCGCGGCAGCGCATCTGTCGGTGCTGCTCGCGCTGTTTTTCGTGCAGCGTGCGATGAACTATTGGCTGGCGCGCCCGGAACTGCTGCTGCACACCAACGGCGTGGTGTACGGCCTGCGCTACGTCGATCATGTGCTGTGGGAGCCGGGGCTGTGGCTGCTCGTCGGGCTGTCGTTCGTGGCAGCTGCGATCAGCGTGTACAACGTCGGCGAGCGGGGGCTGCGGCTGCCGGTGGTGGCCGTGATCGTACTGGTCGGGCCGGCGGTTTTTCTCAACCTGCTTCAGCCCGTGATCGAAAAGCTCTACGTCAAACCCGACGAGCTGCGGGTCGAAACGCCCTACATCGAACGCAACATCGCGATGACCCGCCGCGCCTATCATCTGGACACGGTTGACGTCCGCCAGTTCAACGGCAAGGGCACGCTGACGCACGCCTCACTCGAAGAGGACGCGCCGACCGTGGACAATATCCGCCTGTGGGATCCGCGCCCGCTCATCGCGACCTACCGCCAGCTCCAGGAAATCCGCCTCTACTACGATTTCCTCGACATCGACATCGACCGCTATTGGATCAACGGCAAATACACCGAGGTGATGCTCTCGCCGCGCGAGCTCAACGTCGGGCTGCTGCCCGAAAACGCGCAGACCTGGGTCAACCGCCATCTCAAGTTCACCCACGGCACCGGGCTCACGATGAGCCCGGTCAACGCCAAGGACAGCGAGGGGCTGCCCGTCTTCTACATCAAGAACATCCCGGCCGAGTCCGACGTCGGCTTCAAAATCACTCAGCCTGCGATCTACTTCGGCCAGGAGCCCGACAACTACGCGATCGTCAAGGCCGCGACCAAGGAGTTCGACTACCCGCTCGGCGCCGACAACGTGTACGCCTACTATGAGGGCAGCGGCGGCGTGCCGGTCAGCGGGCTATGGCGCCGGCTGCTATTCAGCTACTTCTACCGCGACATCAACCTGCTGGTCACCGAGAACATCATTCCGGGCAGCCGGATCATGATCCGGCGCAACATCAGCCAGCGCGTCGCCCGCCTGGCGCCGTTTCTGAACGAGGACCGCGACCCGTACGTCGTGATCCACGACGGGCACCTGGTGTGGATTCTCGACTGCTATACCACGAGCGATCACTACCCTTACTCGCAGCGCAACCCCGAGAGCATCAACTACATCCGCAACTCGGTCAAGGTTGTGGTTGACGCATACACCGGCGCCACCGACTTTTACATCGCCGACCCCGACGACCCGGTGATCCGCACCTGGCAGAAAGTCTTTCCTGCGATGTTCAAACCGCTGTCGGCGATGCCCGAGGACCTGCGCGCGCACATCCGCTACCCCGAAGATTATTTTCTTATCCAGGCCGATATCTACCGTACCTACCACATGAAGGACCCGGCCGTGTTCTACAACCGTGAGGACCTCTGGGGCTTCCCACGCGAGAACTACGCCGACGAGGTGGTGCCGATGCAGCCGTACTACGTGGTGATGCGGCTGCCGGGCGAAAAGCACGCCGAGTACATCCTGATGCTCCCGATGGTGCCGCAGAGCCGCGGCACCGTGCGCGACAACATGATCGCGTGGCTGGCCGCGCGCTGCGACGGCGCGGACTACGGTCACCTGTTCGAATTCGCCTTCTCCAAGGATCGCCTGTTCTACGGGCCGTATCAGATCCAGGCCCGCATCAACCAGAACCCCGACATCTCCCAGCAATACTCGCTGTGGAACCAGATGGGCTCGAAGGTCATCCTCGGCAACCTGCTGGTATTTCCGATCGAGAACGCCTTGCTCTACGTTGAGCCGCTATACATCCGCGCCCAAAACGGCCAACTCCCCGAACTGCAGCGCGTGATCGCGGCCTACAGCGACCGAATCGTGATGGGCAACGATCTGCAGGGCACCTTGGCGGCGCTGTTCAAGGCACCCCCTGAAACTTCGCTGCCAACCATCACGCAGGCCGCGCCCGCACAGCAGACAATCGCGATGGGTGCGCCACCGGCAGCCAAGCCGCCGCCTCCGCCCGTCAAGGGCAGTCTCAGCGCGGCGAGCATGCACTACAACCGCGCATTGGCCGCATTGAAGGCGGGCGACTGGGCAGAATTCGGCACCGAGATGCAGAAGCTGGGCGCCGAACTCAGCCATCCCGGCAATTCGGCCGGGCAATAG
- a CDS encoding thiamine pyrophosphate-binding protein has translation MKRHMALGDFLLAYLRKLGTTHVFGIPGDLALKLFFALGRREGPQILTFSHEPGVGFAADGYARATGRIGVICVTYGAGGHNMVNPVAGSFSERVPVLVLSGGPGEEERKLGTLIHHQAREIESQHRIYKEVTCASAVLTDPRRAASQLHDVVRAIWAEQRPGYIEIHRDMVGREIEVPDEIIEWDGRLRFHDSDARRVEEAARETAAMFNESRRPVVIAGIEIHRYKAARELVELAERMGAPVMATVLGKGAFPMDHRLYMGVHVGPISPPAIVARMDEADFVLNLGCLRTDMNFGNRPPQIIQDRTVWAVDRRVDVKYHTYLDVGVRDFVRALLKQHLRHHHETVHYADNLGEVTSSNGAAAPLRVAEILATVNDFLATHRRYMVVAESGDMLFGGLDVRVPHSGTYLAQGFYASMGFAVPAALGAQVGCGLRPLVLCGDGGFQMTGPEISHAPAFGANPIVIVVNNGGWGIFRPVAERRELLDIPPWPYARLAEAWGGAGFEATSVSDLRAALEQAHQARGFAVIDARVGRDDLSPVTVKYIKAAAARSQAPPVERRAAGHHQADGK, from the coding sequence GTGAAACGGCATATGGCGCTCGGCGACTTTCTGCTCGCCTACCTGCGCAAACTCGGCACGACCCACGTCTTCGGCATCCCAGGCGACCTCGCCCTCAAGCTGTTCTTCGCGCTGGGGCGGCGCGAGGGGCCGCAGATTCTCACCTTTTCCCACGAGCCCGGGGTCGGCTTCGCCGCCGACGGCTACGCGCGTGCGACCGGCCGCATCGGCGTGATCTGCGTAACCTACGGCGCCGGCGGCCACAACATGGTCAACCCTGTGGCAGGCTCGTTTTCCGAGCGCGTGCCGGTGCTCGTCCTCTCCGGTGGACCGGGCGAGGAGGAGCGCAAGCTCGGCACGCTCATCCATCATCAGGCGCGCGAGATCGAATCACAGCATCGCATTTACAAAGAGGTGACCTGCGCCTCGGCCGTGCTCACCGACCCGCGCCGCGCCGCATCTCAGCTCCACGACGTGGTGCGCGCGATCTGGGCCGAGCAACGGCCGGGCTATATTGAGATCCATCGTGACATGGTCGGGCGCGAAATCGAGGTGCCCGATGAGATCATCGAATGGGACGGACGGCTGCGCTTTCACGACTCTGACGCGCGCCGGGTCGAAGAAGCCGCGCGCGAGACCGCCGCGATGTTCAACGAGAGCCGCCGCCCGGTGGTCATCGCCGGCATCGAGATCCATCGCTACAAAGCGGCGCGCGAGCTGGTTGAGCTGGCCGAGCGGATGGGCGCGCCAGTGATGGCGACGGTGCTTGGCAAGGGCGCCTTTCCGATGGACCATCGGCTGTACATGGGCGTCCACGTCGGTCCGATCAGCCCGCCGGCGATCGTCGCGCGGATGGACGAGGCGGACTTCGTGCTCAACCTCGGATGCCTGCGCACGGACATGAACTTCGGCAACCGGCCGCCACAGATCATCCAGGACCGCACGGTGTGGGCGGTCGACCGCCGGGTCGACGTCAAGTACCACACCTATCTCGACGTCGGCGTACGCGACTTCGTGCGCGCGCTGCTCAAGCAGCATCTGCGCCACCATCACGAGACCGTCCACTACGCCGACAACCTCGGCGAGGTAACCAGCTCCAACGGGGCGGCGGCGCCGCTGCGGGTGGCCGAAATCCTCGCCACCGTCAATGACTTTCTGGCGACCCACCGCCGCTACATGGTGGTCGCCGAATCCGGCGATATGCTGTTTGGTGGGCTTGACGTGCGGGTTCCGCACAGCGGCACCTATCTCGCCCAGGGGTTTTACGCCTCGATGGGATTCGCAGTGCCGGCCGCGCTCGGCGCGCAGGTCGGATGCGGGCTGCGGCCGCTCGTGCTTTGCGGGGATGGCGGTTTCCAGATGACCGGGCCGGAGATCTCGCACGCGCCAGCCTTCGGCGCTAATCCGATCGTGATCGTCGTCAACAACGGCGGATGGGGCATCTTCCGGCCGGTCGCCGAGCGCCGCGAGCTGCTCGACATCCCCCCTTGGCCCTACGCACGGCTGGCCGAAGCGTGGGGCGGCGCGGGCTTCGAGGCCACCAGCGTCAGCGACCTTCGCGCGGCGCTGGAGCAGGCGCATCAAGCGCGCGGCTTCGCCGTCATCGACGCCCGGGTCGGTCGCGACGATCTCTCGCCCGTCACCGTCAAGTACATCAAGGCCGCGGCGGCGCGCTCGCAGGCGCCGCCGGTCGAGCGCCGCGCCGCCGGCCACCATCAAGCCGACGGCAAATGA